A window of the Thermogemmatispora onikobensis genome harbors these coding sequences:
- the pcaF gene encoding 3-oxoadipyl-CoA thiolase, which yields MEEAVIVSAVRTPIGRYAGALKDVRPDDMAALVIAEAIRRAGIEPGSVEDVVLGCANQAGEDNRNVARMALLLAGLPIHVAGQTVNRLCGSGLQAINSAAQAIQVGAGDTFVAGGVESMTRAPFVLGKAESAFSRNATLYDTTLGWRFINPRLAAMHHPYSMGETAENVAARYGISREEQDRYALRSHQRAVAAQQDGRFAEEIVPVPVPQKKGEPALVSKDEHPRPDTSLEKLAALKPAFREGGTVTAGNSAGINDGAAALVMMSESRARSLGLRPRARIVATAVAGVDPAYMGLGPIPATRKALQRAGLSIHDLDLIELNEAFAAQVLQCVRELEIDEEKLNVNGGAIALGHPLGCSGARIMVTLLHELERRGGRYGLATMCIGVGQGIATVIERL from the coding sequence ATGGAAGAAGCGGTAATCGTCTCAGCAGTGCGTACCCCCATCGGGCGCTACGCCGGAGCGCTCAAAGATGTGCGTCCCGATGATATGGCGGCCCTGGTGATCGCCGAAGCCATTCGCCGTGCCGGCATCGAGCCAGGCAGCGTCGAAGACGTCGTCCTGGGTTGCGCAAACCAGGCGGGCGAAGACAATCGCAACGTGGCCCGTATGGCCTTGCTCCTGGCCGGCTTGCCAATCCATGTGGCCGGCCAGACCGTCAATCGGCTCTGCGGCTCCGGTCTCCAGGCGATCAACAGCGCCGCCCAGGCGATCCAGGTTGGCGCCGGTGACACCTTTGTCGCCGGCGGAGTTGAGAGCATGACCCGTGCCCCCTTCGTCCTGGGCAAGGCCGAGAGCGCCTTTAGCCGCAATGCCACCCTCTACGACACAACCCTGGGCTGGCGCTTCATCAATCCCAGGCTCGCCGCAATGCACCACCCGTACAGCATGGGCGAGACGGCGGAGAACGTCGCCGCGCGCTACGGCATCAGCCGTGAGGAACAGGACCGCTACGCCCTGCGTAGTCATCAGCGCGCCGTTGCCGCCCAGCAGGATGGACGCTTCGCCGAGGAGATCGTTCCGGTGCCAGTACCGCAGAAAAAAGGGGAACCAGCGCTAGTGAGCAAAGATGAGCACCCCCGTCCCGATACGTCGCTGGAAAAGCTGGCCGCGCTCAAGCCTGCTTTCCGCGAAGGGGGAACGGTTACCGCAGGCAATTCAGCCGGCATCAACGACGGGGCGGCGGCGCTGGTCATGATGAGCGAGAGCCGGGCACGCTCCCTGGGACTGCGCCCACGGGCCCGGATCGTCGCCACCGCGGTCGCTGGCGTCGATCCGGCCTATATGGGCCTGGGACCAATTCCCGCGACACGTAAGGCGCTGCAGCGCGCCGGACTGAGCATCCACGATCTCGACCTGATTGAGCTGAACGAGGCTTTCGCTGCTCAGGTGCTGCAGTGCGTGCGTGAGCTGGAAATCGATGAAGAGAAGCTCAATGTGAACGGCGGTGCCATCGCCCTGGGTCACCCTCTCGGTTGCAGCGGCGCGCGCATCATGGTCACGCTCCTGCATGAGCTAGAGCGACGAGGCGGGCGCTACGGACTGGCAACCATGTGCATCGGCGTTGGCCAGGGGATCGCCACCGTCATCGAGCGTCTCTAA
- the hisC gene encoding histidinol-phosphate transaminase yields the protein MQPYASRVVQVRPEIERIAPYVPGESLEAFSQRTGIPIERLIKLNSNENPYGPIPPVLAALGRYVHYNNYPDTDSTALRRALAAFTGLDERYIVLSHGSNELINLLWHVFLSVGDNIICCPPTFTLYTTVTTLCGAYVIEVPRTESYDLDVEAILSALTPETKLIVLCSPNNPTGNLVAQDDILRLLETGRIVVVDEAYVEFSQQPRGVAHLVPEYPNLVVLRSFSKWAGLAGLRIGYGLFPEWIASYLRRAQCPFEVNLAGHIAAIETLAHLDCVWERVQLLIQERERLFQVLASQPYLAPVPSQGNFIMARVCDEEITVEDIRASVEAYGILLRYFQHPYLQNVLRVTVGLPEHTDLLARALAEVSPGRARSGANGAG from the coding sequence ATGCAACCATATGCCTCGCGTGTTGTTCAGGTCCGTCCAGAGATCGAACGTATTGCTCCCTATGTACCAGGAGAATCGTTAGAGGCTTTCTCTCAAAGAACTGGTATTCCTATCGAGCGCCTGATTAAGCTCAATAGCAACGAGAATCCGTATGGCCCTATCCCGCCGGTACTCGCCGCTCTGGGGCGGTACGTCCACTATAACAATTATCCCGATACCGACTCCACCGCTCTACGGCGGGCCCTGGCCGCCTTCACGGGCCTGGATGAGCGCTATATCGTGCTCAGCCACGGCAGTAATGAACTGATCAATCTGCTCTGGCACGTCTTCCTGTCGGTCGGGGACAATATTATCTGCTGCCCCCCTACCTTTACACTCTATACGACGGTGACGACGCTCTGCGGCGCCTACGTGATCGAGGTTCCGCGGACAGAGTCCTACGACCTCGATGTCGAGGCTATCCTCTCAGCCTTGACTCCCGAGACGAAGCTGATCGTGCTCTGTTCCCCCAACAATCCAACCGGGAATCTGGTGGCCCAGGATGATATTCTGCGCTTGTTGGAGACAGGGCGCATTGTTGTCGTCGATGAGGCCTACGTGGAGTTCTCGCAGCAGCCACGGGGCGTAGCCCATCTGGTGCCCGAGTACCCCAATCTGGTGGTGCTGCGCTCTTTCAGTAAGTGGGCTGGCCTGGCTGGACTGCGCATCGGCTACGGCCTCTTCCCTGAGTGGATCGCCAGCTACTTGCGGCGCGCTCAGTGCCCCTTTGAGGTGAATCTGGCCGGCCACATCGCCGCTATAGAGACGCTGGCCCACCTCGATTGCGTCTGGGAGCGCGTGCAGCTCCTGATCCAGGAACGTGAACGCCTCTTCCAGGTCCTGGCCTCTCAGCCGTATCTGGCGCCGGTCCCTTCCCAGGGGAACTTTATTATGGCGCGCGTCTGCGATGAGGAAATTACGGTGGAGGACATTCGGGCCAGCGTTGAGGCATACGGCATTCTCCTGCGCTATTTCCAGCATCCATACCTGCAGAATGTCTTGCGGGTAACCGTGGGCCTGCCAGAGCATACCGATCTGCTGGCACGCGCTCTGGCTGAGGTGAGCCCTGGCAGAGCACGATCCGGCGCTAACGGCGCTGGCTGA
- a CDS encoding CoA-transferase subunit beta: MEYTPRELMVVCAARQIRDGERVFVGMRLPLLAFALAKRTHAPHCVGIFETGLIRDTPARELLYTMGDAPNICGALWATSTISVIGLMAAGEIELGFIGGAEIDRYGNLNTSLIGDWRQPRVRLPGSGGGADIASLAQRLAIIMPHERHRLRERVDFVTSPGYGYPDEHGPAGVAWRQRVGLPRGGPAVLITTLAVFTFDPTTGEALLQSYHPGSSIEQVQEQTGWPLRLAPDCAETVPPTPEELRVIRECDPHGVWTS; encoded by the coding sequence ATGGAGTATACGCCTCGTGAGCTGATGGTCGTTTGTGCCGCGCGCCAGATCCGCGATGGCGAGCGGGTTTTCGTTGGCATGCGTCTGCCACTGCTAGCCTTCGCCCTGGCCAAGCGCACCCATGCCCCTCACTGTGTTGGTATTTTCGAAACTGGTCTGATCCGCGATACACCGGCCCGCGAGCTGCTCTACACGATGGGCGATGCGCCCAATATCTGCGGAGCGCTCTGGGCCACCAGCACCATTAGCGTTATCGGCCTGATGGCCGCCGGCGAAATCGAGCTTGGTTTCATCGGCGGCGCCGAAATCGATCGCTATGGGAACCTCAACACGTCGCTGATCGGCGACTGGCGGCAGCCGCGCGTCCGACTGCCCGGCAGCGGCGGCGGCGCTGATATTGCCTCGCTGGCCCAGCGTCTGGCGATCATCATGCCCCATGAACGGCACCGCCTGCGCGAGCGGGTCGATTTTGTGACCAGCCCGGGCTATGGCTACCCTGATGAGCACGGTCCTGCCGGCGTGGCCTGGCGCCAGCGCGTAGGCTTGCCGCGCGGCGGACCAGCAGTATTGATCACCACGCTGGCCGTCTTCACCTTTGATCCAACCACTGGCGAGGCCCTGCTGCAGTCCTACCACCCCGGCAGCAGTATCGAGCAGGTCCAGGAGCAAACTGGCTGGCCGCTGCGCCTGGCCCCCGACTGCGCCGAAACAGTCCCGCCAACGCCAGAAGAGCTGCGCGTGATTCGTGAGTGCGACCCACACGGCGTCTGGACTAGCTGA
- a CDS encoding alpha,alpha-trehalose-phosphate synthase (UDP-forming), whose translation MSAHKTLHPAQAEPLHAHRLIIATNRGPVEFYLTQDKVLKSRRGAGGVVTALIEAASRMEVTWVAMAMTEGDRLAARSAEAESGCIPSPLPNLKMQLRYVVIPKTAYRKHYDLISNRVLWFLQHYLYDPSSDSFNYQRLQDAWKNGYRVANQAIAEAVNAEIERAETMPVVMLHDYHLYLVAAMIRERHPTIITQQFIHIPWPDSRCWHFLPSNITQEIYRGLVGNDIVGFQTERDARNFLEGARTVLEGAEVDFEEGTVVWQGHRTLARAYPISISVTEERRIVQGLAGRRAAEKILPLLGEQTIMRVDRIEPTKNIPRGFQAYAQMLEEHPELRGKVKFLAFLVPSRQSLPEYKRLNSEVLKLVEEINARYGDASWKPIEVFCDNDRTRALAAMQFYDVLLVNPIIDGMNLVAKEGAVVNKRNGLLVLSRTAGAFQQLGKAAIPTSPLDVAETAEALYTALTLPPEERERRAKLARQIVEQNNLHTWLTRQIEDINELLDLARLAAENEERQRERDEPESEPELAPSPLSLSAG comes from the coding sequence ATGTCTGCGCATAAAACGCTGCATCCTGCGCAAGCGGAGCCACTCCATGCGCATCGTCTCATCATTGCGACCAACCGCGGTCCCGTTGAATTTTATCTTACACAAGATAAAGTCTTGAAGTCTCGGCGCGGAGCGGGAGGAGTCGTTACGGCTCTCATCGAGGCGGCCAGCCGCATGGAGGTCACCTGGGTGGCGATGGCGATGACAGAAGGGGACCGTCTGGCGGCGCGCAGCGCTGAAGCTGAGAGCGGATGCATTCCCTCGCCGCTGCCAAACCTCAAGATGCAGCTTCGCTACGTCGTCATTCCCAAGACGGCCTACCGCAAGCACTACGACCTCATCAGCAACCGCGTTCTCTGGTTCCTGCAGCATTATCTGTATGACCCCAGCAGCGACTCTTTCAACTATCAGCGGCTGCAGGATGCCTGGAAGAACGGCTACCGGGTGGCCAACCAGGCCATTGCCGAGGCAGTGAATGCCGAGATCGAGCGTGCTGAGACCATGCCGGTGGTCATGCTGCACGACTATCACCTCTATCTGGTAGCCGCCATGATCCGCGAGCGGCACCCTACCATTATTACCCAGCAATTTATCCATATTCCCTGGCCAGACAGCCGTTGCTGGCACTTCCTGCCCAGTAACATCACGCAGGAGATTTATCGCGGCCTGGTGGGCAACGACATCGTCGGCTTCCAGACCGAGCGCGATGCGCGCAATTTCCTGGAAGGGGCGCGGACCGTTCTCGAAGGAGCCGAAGTCGACTTTGAAGAAGGGACCGTTGTCTGGCAAGGCCATCGTACACTGGCGCGGGCCTACCCGATTTCAATCTCGGTGACCGAGGAACGACGCATTGTCCAGGGCCTGGCCGGACGGCGCGCTGCCGAAAAGATTCTTCCCCTGTTAGGGGAGCAGACAATCATGCGCGTCGACCGCATCGAGCCGACGAAGAACATTCCCCGTGGCTTCCAGGCTTATGCCCAGATGCTGGAGGAGCATCCCGAGCTACGGGGGAAGGTGAAATTCCTGGCCTTCCTTGTTCCTTCACGTCAATCACTGCCCGAATACAAGCGGCTCAACAGCGAGGTGCTCAAGCTCGTCGAAGAGATCAATGCCCGCTATGGAGATGCCAGCTGGAAGCCCATCGAGGTCTTCTGCGACAACGACCGTACACGGGCATTGGCGGCCATGCAGTTCTATGATGTGCTGCTGGTCAACCCCATTATCGATGGGATGAATCTGGTGGCCAAGGAGGGAGCGGTGGTCAACAAGCGCAATGGTCTGCTTGTGCTTTCGCGCACCGCTGGCGCCTTCCAGCAACTTGGCAAGGCGGCGATTCCGACCTCTCCTCTCGATGTGGCCGAGACCGCCGAGGCTCTCTACACTGCGCTGACGCTCCCGCCGGAAGAGCGTGAGCGGCGGGCCAAGCTGGCCCGGCAGATAGTGGAGCAGAACAATCTGCATACCTGGCTGACCCGACAGATTGAAGATATTAACGAGCTGCTCGATCTGGCCCGTTTAGCTGCTGAGAATGAGGAGCGGCAGCGCGAACGGGATGAGCCTGAAAGTGAACCCGAGCTTGCGCCCAGCCCGTTATCCCTTTCAGCAGGATGA
- the eno gene encoding phosphopyruvate hydratase, producing MPGVSRESTVIANLVAREILDSRGNPTVQVEVWLKGGARGVAAVPSGASTGAHEAVELRDGDRQRYGGKGVLTAVQHVNTTLREALVGQDATDQVALDGLMVQLDGTPNKGKLGANAILGVSLALAHAAANAVGQPLYRYLGGVSASVLPVPMMNILNGGKHADNSADMQEYMILPVGARSFREALRMGAEVYQSLKKVLHSKKYNTNVGDEGGFAPSLSSNREPLELLLTAIEAAGYRPGVDICLGMDPAASELYQDGKYVLAREGRTLSSAEMVDLYEQWVNEYPVISIEDGLAEDDWEGWSLLCQRLGGRVQLVGDDLFVTNTARLKRGIEERAANSILIKLNQIGTLTETLAAIEMAKRASFTAVVSHRSGETEDTTIADLVVATNAGQIKTGAPARSERVAKYNRLLVIEEELGERTAHYAGFGAFYNVPGLYARM from the coding sequence ATGCCTGGTGTGAGCAGAGAAAGTACGGTCATTGCGAACCTGGTGGCTCGCGAGATCCTCGATTCGCGAGGCAACCCAACGGTCCAGGTGGAGGTCTGGTTGAAAGGTGGGGCTCGCGGTGTCGCGGCGGTTCCCTCCGGCGCTTCCACTGGCGCCCACGAGGCAGTTGAGCTGCGCGATGGCGACCGCCAGCGCTATGGCGGCAAAGGTGTGCTGACGGCAGTCCAGCATGTCAATACGACGTTGCGGGAAGCGCTGGTCGGCCAGGATGCCACAGATCAGGTGGCTCTCGATGGCCTGATGGTCCAACTCGATGGCACGCCAAACAAAGGAAAGCTCGGTGCCAATGCGATTCTCGGCGTCTCTCTCGCCCTGGCCCACGCGGCGGCCAATGCAGTTGGTCAGCCGCTTTATCGTTATTTGGGCGGGGTGTCGGCCAGTGTCTTGCCCGTTCCAATGATGAATATCCTCAACGGGGGGAAGCACGCCGACAACTCCGCCGATATGCAGGAGTATATGATTCTTCCAGTAGGGGCCCGCTCCTTCCGGGAGGCGCTGCGCATGGGAGCTGAGGTCTATCAGAGCTTGAAGAAGGTCTTGCATAGCAAGAAGTATAATACGAATGTCGGCGATGAGGGGGGCTTCGCTCCTTCGCTTAGCTCGAACCGCGAGCCGCTGGAGCTGCTGCTGACAGCCATCGAGGCGGCTGGCTACCGTCCCGGCGTCGATATCTGTCTCGGTATGGACCCTGCCGCCAGCGAGCTGTATCAGGATGGGAAATATGTGTTGGCCCGTGAAGGCCGCACGCTCTCGTCCGCCGAGATGGTCGACCTCTATGAGCAGTGGGTCAACGAGTATCCTGTGATCTCGATCGAGGACGGCCTGGCAGAAGATGACTGGGAAGGCTGGTCGCTGCTCTGTCAGCGCCTGGGCGGACGGGTGCAGTTGGTCGGCGACGATCTGTTCGTGACAAATACAGCCCGTCTGAAGCGCGGGATCGAGGAGCGCGCCGCCAATTCAATCCTGATTAAGCTCAACCAGATCGGAACCCTGACGGAGACGCTGGCAGCCATCGAGATGGCAAAGCGCGCTTCGTTCACGGCGGTGGTTTCCCATCGCTCGGGCGAGACAGAGGATACGACGATCGCCGACCTGGTGGTCGCCACCAACGCGGGCCAGATTAAAACAGGAGCTCCTGCTCGCAGTGAGCGTGTGGCCAAGTATAATCGCTTGCTGGTGATTGAGGAAGAACTGGGCGAGCGCACGGCTCATTATGCAGGCTTTGGGGCTTTCTATAATGTTCCAGGACTCTACGCGCGAATGTAG
- a CDS encoding alpha/beta fold hydrolase yields MTQSTAQLPRVAGAGERRTIRLIHYNVTYYVYGAEHGTDGALVLLHDVLAGAFAWREVIPLLTSSGRAIYVLDLLGHGLSDHPWPADTSVWGHADYLAMFLEALQLTNVVLVGHGLGGGVAQILATRLSRERVAGLVLIDTVCYLHAFAEDWPLPQMKERQEYDAPKRASAEDVLRDLRAALPAASTRPEQFKQQMLDDFVNHWNSELHKEVLYQHIRNLIPSYVNSVASDLPRVGKPVLIIWGEEDRQFPVKDAQRLHREVPGSQLIIIPQAGHLVLFDAPEAVARAIRDFLSSLSTRA; encoded by the coding sequence ATGACACAGAGTACAGCACAGTTACCACGGGTGGCAGGCGCCGGTGAACGGCGCACGATCCGCCTGATCCATTATAATGTGACCTACTATGTCTACGGGGCCGAGCATGGCACCGATGGGGCGCTGGTCCTGCTCCATGATGTGCTGGCGGGGGCCTTCGCCTGGCGCGAGGTGATCCCCCTCTTGACCAGCAGCGGGCGCGCGATCTATGTGCTGGACCTGCTGGGCCACGGCCTCTCTGATCATCCCTGGCCGGCTGATACCTCGGTCTGGGGCCACGCTGACTACCTGGCGATGTTCCTGGAAGCCCTCCAGTTGACTAATGTGGTGCTGGTGGGCCACGGCCTCGGCGGCGGCGTGGCTCAGATTCTAGCGACCCGCCTGAGTCGCGAGCGTGTGGCGGGTCTGGTGCTGATCGACACGGTCTGCTATTTGCATGCCTTTGCCGAGGATTGGCCGCTGCCACAAATGAAGGAGCGCCAGGAGTACGATGCTCCTAAGCGCGCCAGCGCTGAGGATGTGCTGCGCGATCTGCGCGCCGCTCTGCCCGCCGCATCAACGCGGCCTGAGCAGTTTAAGCAGCAGATGCTCGATGACTTCGTGAACCATTGGAATAGCGAGCTGCACAAGGAAGTCCTTTATCAGCACATCCGTAACCTGATCCCCTCTTATGTTAATTCGGTGGCCAGTGATCTGCCGCGTGTGGGAAAGCCTGTGTTGATCATCTGGGGGGAGGAAGATCGGCAGTTTCCCGTGAAGGATGCCCAGCGTCTGCATCGGGAGGTCCCGGGTTCGCAGTTGATCATTATTCCCCAGGCCGGCCATCTGGTACTCTTCGATGCGCCAGAGGCTGTGGCGCGGGCCATTCGAGACTTCCTGTCCTCTCTGTCAACACGCGCCTAG
- a CDS encoding XdhC family protein codes for MSAISPTAVYEAIQAALRRGERVGIATVVKTIGAAPCDIGVRMLLHADGSASGSFGGGRADEQAIKAMQQALQEGRSFLTHIHIDPDEAVGSCGATLEVFVEAISPEPRLIIAGAGHVAQALARFAADLDFRIVVIDDRRDLADPRTFGERVQLVFGDIAQTIRELRPDASTWVVIVTRGHRLDEEALRAAVESEAAYVGMIGSAGKIRNIFRNLLKAGIPRERLEQVHTPIGLDIGAVTPQEIALSIAAELVMTRRAGTKGTGVPLKTLHHLIEEVAPVNA; via the coding sequence ATGAGTGCCATTAGCCCCACAGCCGTCTACGAGGCCATTCAAGCAGCGCTGCGACGAGGCGAGCGCGTTGGCATTGCCACTGTGGTCAAGACCATCGGAGCCGCACCCTGCGATATCGGGGTCCGCATGCTGCTCCATGCCGATGGCAGCGCTAGCGGCAGCTTTGGCGGAGGGCGCGCCGACGAGCAGGCCATCAAAGCCATGCAGCAGGCTCTCCAGGAAGGGCGCTCGTTCCTCACTCACATTCACATCGACCCCGACGAAGCCGTCGGCAGCTGTGGCGCAACCCTGGAAGTCTTTGTCGAGGCCATCTCGCCGGAGCCACGACTGATCATTGCCGGGGCCGGCCATGTGGCTCAGGCGCTAGCGCGCTTCGCCGCCGACCTCGACTTTCGCATTGTGGTAATAGACGACCGTCGTGATCTGGCAGACCCGCGTACCTTTGGCGAGCGCGTCCAGCTCGTCTTCGGAGACATCGCTCAGACCATTCGAGAGCTGCGACCGGACGCCTCAACCTGGGTAGTCATTGTCACCCGCGGGCACCGGCTTGACGAGGAGGCCCTGCGCGCCGCAGTGGAAAGCGAGGCTGCCTATGTGGGTATGATCGGCAGTGCCGGCAAAATCCGCAACATCTTTCGCAATTTGCTCAAGGCAGGCATCCCTCGCGAGCGCCTTGAGCAGGTACACACGCCTATCGGCCTGGATATTGGTGCTGTCACTCCCCAAGAGATCGCGCTCAGCATCGCCGCCGAGCTGGTGATGACCAGGCGCGCGGGTACCAAAGGCACAGGGGTCCCACTCAAAACGCTGCACCACTTGATTGAGGAAGTCGCGCCTGTGAATGCCTGA
- a CDS encoding enoyl-CoA hydratase-related protein, translating to MTAYQYILVERDERVGIVTLNRPTKLNALNTQLVAELSTALEDLDRDEAIRSIVITGAGERAFAAGADIEEMADKSPIDMLLSGFEAWERIRRIKKPLIAAVNGYALGGGCELALHCDIIVASENARFGQPEILLGIIPGAGGTQRLARTLGKYRTMEMVLLGNQISARELAELGLVNRVVPQGEHLKEALKIAKELAERPPIAVRLAKEAVLAAFETPLEEGLEAERKNFFLLFSSEDKREGMRAFLEKRRAQFQGR from the coding sequence ATGACAGCCTACCAATACATTCTGGTTGAACGTGATGAGCGAGTGGGCATTGTCACACTCAATCGGCCCACCAAGCTGAACGCCCTCAATACACAGCTCGTCGCCGAGCTGAGCACCGCCCTGGAAGATCTCGACCGCGACGAGGCCATTCGCAGCATCGTCATCACCGGCGCCGGTGAGCGCGCTTTCGCTGCTGGAGCCGACATCGAAGAGATGGCCGACAAGTCGCCGATTGATATGCTTTTAAGCGGCTTCGAAGCCTGGGAGCGCATCCGGCGGATCAAAAAGCCTCTCATCGCCGCAGTCAACGGCTACGCTCTCGGAGGAGGCTGCGAATTGGCCCTGCACTGCGATATCATTGTAGCCTCCGAGAACGCCCGCTTCGGTCAGCCGGAGATTCTCCTGGGGATTATCCCGGGCGCCGGCGGCACCCAGCGCCTGGCGCGCACCCTTGGCAAGTACCGCACGATGGAGATGGTTCTCCTGGGAAACCAGATCAGCGCTCGCGAGCTGGCCGAGCTGGGCCTGGTCAACCGCGTGGTACCCCAGGGCGAGCATCTCAAAGAGGCCCTGAAGATCGCCAAAGAGCTGGCCGAGCGTCCTCCCATCGCCGTCCGACTGGCCAAGGAAGCCGTGCTGGCAGCCTTCGAAACCCCGCTGGAAGAGGGCCTGGAGGCCGAGCGCAAAAACTTCTTCCTGCTCTTCTCCAGCGAAGACAAGCGCGAAGGAATGCGCGCTTTCCTCGAAAAGCGTCGCGCTCAGTTCCAGGGACGCTGA
- the rph gene encoding ribonuclease PH, whose protein sequence is MRTDGRSQTQLRPLRLTVDYLDYAEGSVIIEAGRTRVLCAATVEEKVPPFLEGSGRGWVTAEYSMLPRATQSRTPREREGRLSGRTQEIQRLIGRSLRAAVDLEALGTRTLILDCDVLQADGGTRTAAITGAFVALYRACSRLVASGLLSTHPVRTAVAAVSVGIVEGEALLDLCYEEDARAEVDFNVVMTAQGDFVEVQGTGEGGVFSRTRLDELLSLAQEGIKQLVAFQQPYLR, encoded by the coding sequence ATACGCACAGATGGGCGTTCTCAGACTCAACTACGCCCCCTACGTCTCACGGTTGACTATCTCGACTACGCCGAGGGTTCGGTGATCATCGAGGCCGGGCGCACACGGGTCCTCTGCGCCGCCACCGTCGAGGAGAAGGTCCCCCCTTTTCTAGAGGGCAGCGGGCGCGGCTGGGTCACCGCTGAGTATAGTATGCTGCCCCGGGCCACACAGTCCCGCACGCCACGCGAGCGCGAGGGACGCCTCAGCGGGCGCACCCAGGAGATTCAGCGCCTGATTGGTCGTTCGTTGCGAGCGGCTGTCGATCTGGAGGCCCTGGGGACACGGACCCTGATCCTTGACTGCGATGTGCTGCAGGCCGATGGGGGCACCCGCACTGCGGCCATTACCGGCGCCTTCGTGGCTCTTTACCGGGCGTGCAGCCGCCTGGTAGCAAGCGGCCTTTTATCCACTCATCCGGTACGCACTGCGGTGGCCGCCGTGAGCGTGGGGATCGTCGAGGGAGAGGCGCTGCTCGATCTCTGCTATGAGGAAGACGCGCGGGCCGAGGTGGATTTCAATGTAGTGATGACGGCCCAAGGCGACTTCGTCGAGGTTCAAGGTACCGGCGAGGGCGGGGTTTTTAGCCGCACACGCCTGGATGAATTGCTCTCGCTGGCCCAAGAGGGGATCAAGCAGCTGGTGGCATTCCAACAGCCGTATCTGCGCTAA
- a CDS encoding CoA transferase subunit A, producing MSKLLSMTEAIRRYVHDGASIALGLALEPCIPFAAGHEIIRQGRRNLTLIGPISDILFDQLIGAGCVAKIQAAWVGNVSEGLGHCYRRATEQAQPRPIVTEDHSNFSIGLALRAASLGAPFIPTRSLLGSDLPRKNPTFLQTTSPFDGSPLLLVPALQPDLTILHVQRSDEDGNAHLWGSLGICQEAMLAARQVIIVAEEIVAREVIISDPNRVIGPSYKVCAVVHEPWGAHPSAVQGYYDRDHQFYHEYHTRTRTPEGFQQWLEEWVLGLSTRQEYLAKLGEARRGTLTVKEHRYAAPVDYGY from the coding sequence ATGAGTAAGCTGCTCTCTATGACCGAGGCGATCAGACGCTATGTCCACGACGGGGCTTCGATAGCACTGGGCCTGGCCCTAGAACCGTGCATCCCCTTCGCTGCGGGCCACGAGATCATTCGCCAGGGACGCCGCAACCTGACTTTGATCGGACCAATCTCGGATATCCTCTTCGATCAACTGATCGGGGCCGGCTGCGTGGCCAAGATTCAAGCGGCTTGGGTAGGTAATGTCAGTGAGGGCCTCGGCCACTGCTATCGACGAGCAACGGAGCAAGCCCAGCCTCGTCCCATCGTCACCGAGGACCACAGCAATTTCTCGATCGGTCTGGCCCTGCGCGCTGCCAGCCTGGGCGCTCCCTTTATCCCCACACGTTCGCTCCTGGGGAGCGACCTCCCGCGCAAAAATCCTACCTTTCTCCAGACTACCTCGCCTTTCGATGGCAGTCCCTTGCTGCTCGTCCCAGCTCTGCAACCTGACCTGACTATCCTGCACGTCCAGCGCAGCGATGAGGATGGCAATGCTCATCTCTGGGGCAGCCTTGGCATCTGCCAGGAGGCTATGCTGGCTGCCCGTCAAGTCATCATCGTCGCTGAAGAGATCGTAGCACGCGAAGTCATCATAAGCGATCCCAACCGCGTCATTGGACCCTCATACAAGGTCTGTGCGGTCGTCCACGAGCCGTGGGGCGCCCATCCCTCAGCAGTGCAGGGCTACTATGACCGCGACCACCAGTTCTATCACGAGTACCATACTCGCACCCGCACACCAGAGGGTTTCCAGCAGTGGCTGGAGGAGTGGGTGCTTGGCCTCTCGACACGCCAGGAGTATCTGGCGAAGCTGGGTGAGGCTCGCCGGGGCACTCTGACTGTCAAGGAGCACCGCTATGCCGCTCCCGTCGACTATGGCTACTGA